In one window of Paenarthrobacter nicotinovorans DNA:
- a CDS encoding LacI family DNA-binding transcriptional regulator: MPTSKDVAQAAGVAQSTVSYVLSGKRPISEKTRKKVEAAIEELTYQPNAGARALAGRRTRVIGLVIPFIPELEMASLMEFVSVIASTARQFDHDILLVTEDEGAAGLRRVVGQQICDGLILMQVEDEDERLPVARTLNVPVLLIGIPRDPSGLVCIDADFEMAGSQCVRDLAAAGHSVISIIEWQPAVVNRHVNYVDRFMRGVDRAAESVGVSVQHLPGGADVATITDSVDKALAATKGVPAFIAPDRTIQDILRRALAARGLTPGKDVSIIGSASPTLAELQPVPLSTIDLRPKEVSRRAVQIICELLETGTPGPHESLELVPTVVTHRGSTLRPPHGS, encoded by the coding sequence ATGCCCACCAGCAAGGACGTTGCCCAGGCCGCCGGCGTTGCGCAGAGTACGGTGTCGTACGTCCTGAGCGGCAAGCGCCCCATATCCGAAAAGACCCGGAAAAAAGTCGAAGCTGCCATCGAAGAGCTGACGTACCAGCCGAACGCCGGGGCCCGCGCTTTGGCCGGGCGCAGGACGCGCGTGATCGGGTTGGTCATCCCCTTCATTCCAGAGCTGGAAATGGCTTCCCTCATGGAATTCGTTTCCGTGATTGCCTCAACAGCAAGGCAGTTCGATCACGACATCCTGCTGGTCACCGAGGACGAAGGCGCTGCAGGACTCCGCAGGGTGGTGGGCCAGCAGATCTGTGACGGCTTGATCCTGATGCAGGTGGAGGACGAGGACGAACGGCTTCCCGTAGCGAGGACACTCAATGTCCCCGTGCTGCTCATCGGCATCCCCCGGGATCCCTCCGGACTGGTCTGCATCGATGCAGATTTCGAGATGGCAGGCAGCCAATGCGTCCGTGACCTGGCAGCCGCAGGACACTCAGTCATCTCGATCATCGAATGGCAGCCGGCGGTCGTCAATCGCCACGTGAACTACGTTGACCGGTTCATGCGCGGAGTTGACCGAGCAGCCGAATCCGTGGGGGTGTCCGTACAGCACTTACCGGGAGGGGCTGACGTAGCAACCATCACGGATTCCGTGGACAAAGCGCTAGCTGCCACGAAAGGTGTGCCGGCCTTCATTGCGCCTGACCGCACCATCCAGGACATCCTCCGCCGCGCACTGGCAGCGCGTGGCCTAACGCCCGGCAAGGACGTTTCCATCATCGGCAGCGCTTCTCCCACCCTTGCCGAACTGCAGCCCGTGCCACTTTCAACCATCGATCTGCGCCCGAAGGAAGTATCACGGCGCGCTGTACAAATTATTTGCGAACTCCTCGAAACCGGAACTCCGGGACCACACGAATCCCTGGAATTGGTACCCACGGTGGTTACGCACCGTGGCAGCACGCTCCGTCCACCCCACGGCAGCTAG
- a CDS encoding carbohydrate ABC transporter permease gives MSLTTDVSETTGLPPGSPPKEHSRVTPRGPRRFGRQRKERIFQWLFLVPAVIYMALFFGYPVVKNVVMSFQDYTTATFFTGEAPWVGFANYVTVLSSSLFSTSLLNTALFTIGSILGQFVIGLALAIFFQRKFPLNGILRSLLLLPWLLPLIVSSAVWRWILDKDSGALNRFLGDIGIIDTGVPWLTSTLLALIAVVGVNIWIGIPFNLTILYGGLQEIPDELYEAGSLDGATGWKSFRHITWPMLRPVVSVVLVLGVVYTLKVLDIILGLTNGGPANSTQTIATQSYDVSFHEFKFGEGAALGNVLVIISLVFAVLYLRASRRAVDE, from the coding sequence ATGTCATTGACAACGGATGTATCTGAAACAACGGGACTCCCCCCGGGGAGCCCGCCCAAGGAGCACTCTCGGGTGACCCCACGGGGTCCGCGGCGGTTTGGCCGCCAACGCAAGGAACGTATTTTCCAGTGGCTGTTCCTCGTACCCGCCGTCATCTACATGGCACTGTTCTTCGGCTACCCCGTGGTCAAGAACGTCGTCATGAGTTTCCAGGACTACACCACGGCCACGTTCTTCACAGGAGAAGCCCCGTGGGTGGGGTTCGCCAACTACGTGACGGTACTGTCGTCGTCGTTATTCTCCACGTCGTTGCTGAATACCGCGCTGTTCACCATCGGCTCCATCCTTGGGCAGTTCGTGATCGGGCTCGCATTGGCGATCTTCTTCCAGCGCAAGTTTCCGCTCAACGGCATCCTGAGGTCCCTGCTTCTTCTCCCCTGGCTGCTGCCGCTGATTGTCTCCAGCGCCGTGTGGCGTTGGATCCTGGACAAAGACAGCGGAGCACTGAACCGCTTCCTGGGAGACATCGGCATCATTGATACCGGCGTTCCATGGCTGACCAGTACGTTACTGGCCCTGATTGCGGTGGTGGGTGTGAATATCTGGATCGGTATCCCGTTCAACCTGACCATTCTTTACGGGGGTCTTCAGGAGATCCCGGATGAGCTCTACGAGGCCGGATCCCTTGATGGTGCCACCGGATGGAAATCGTTCCGGCACATCACCTGGCCCATGCTCCGCCCGGTGGTCAGCGTGGTCTTGGTACTGGGGGTCGTGTACACACTCAAGGTGCTGGACATCATCCTGGGCCTGACCAACGGGGGCCCGGCCAACTCCACCCAAACCATCGCCACGCAGTCCTACGATGTGTCGTTCCACGAGTTCAAGTTCGGTGAAGGTGCGGCTTTGGGCAACGTGCTGGTAATCATTTCCCTGGTCTTCGCGGTCTTGTACCTGCGGGCCAGCCGACGCGCCGTGGACGAGTGA
- a CDS encoding MBL fold metallo-hydrolase, with protein MLICAACAVEREEPVPDLCPICTDERQYVPEAGQQWLSLEGLATAGQQAVLVDNEPGLMGIRTQPKVGIGQTAQLVVTPAGSLLWDPPGYLDDHAVNMVLGRGPVLAVAASHPHMYGVQVEWSQRLGGIPVLVPEADREWLGRQDPAVSFWSGTFDIADGLTLHQTGGHFRGSAVVHWAAGAEGRGVLLTGDSVFPNPDRRSVSFMRSYPNHLPLSGSVALRIAAQLDELTFDRIYGNFNNVIRSDAKAVLRNSAARHAAWARGDFDHLS; from the coding sequence ATGTTGATCTGCGCAGCGTGCGCTGTCGAACGCGAGGAACCCGTACCCGATCTGTGCCCGATCTGCACCGACGAACGGCAATACGTGCCCGAAGCCGGACAGCAGTGGCTTTCCCTGGAGGGGCTGGCCACTGCCGGCCAGCAAGCAGTCTTGGTAGATAACGAACCAGGACTAATGGGAATCAGAACGCAACCGAAAGTCGGTATCGGCCAGACGGCCCAACTCGTCGTGACTCCCGCCGGTTCGCTGTTGTGGGATCCACCCGGATACCTGGACGACCACGCGGTGAACATGGTCCTGGGACGCGGGCCGGTCCTGGCGGTCGCGGCCAGCCATCCGCATATGTACGGAGTACAGGTGGAATGGTCACAACGGCTGGGCGGAATTCCGGTTCTGGTGCCAGAAGCGGATAGGGAGTGGCTGGGACGCCAGGATCCCGCGGTCTCCTTCTGGTCCGGAACGTTCGACATTGCCGACGGGCTGACACTCCACCAAACCGGAGGCCATTTTCGCGGCAGCGCCGTGGTGCACTGGGCAGCCGGGGCCGAAGGTCGAGGAGTCCTGCTGACCGGCGACAGTGTCTTTCCCAATCCGGACCGCCGATCCGTTTCCTTCATGCGGAGCTACCCCAACCACTTGCCGCTGTCAGGTTCTGTGGCGTTGCGGATCGCCGCCCAGCTGGACGAACTGACCTTTGACCGGATCTACGGCAACTTCAACAACGTCATCCGGTCCGACGCAAAAGCTGTTCTTCGGAACTCCGCCGCGCGGCATGCCGCATGGGCGCGGGGTGACTTTGACCACCTGAGCTGA
- a CDS encoding sugar ABC transporter substrate-binding protein produces the protein MKSAHRKTRPTALAVAALVGLPLALSGCGSSSAASSSEAVTEVSVMDYYNNEPDKSFIGDALTACGTKAGVTIKRETVPGKSLISKVLQQSSSKTLPDVLMLDNPDLQQIAATGALAPLSDFKISTDNFAEGVLSAGTYKDKVYGLAPTVNTIALFYNKDILDKAGVTPPTTWDELKAAAAKLTAGDQYGLAFNANPTYEGTWQFLPVMWSNGGDEKKIDTKETEQALQLWTDLVKSGSVSSSALNWTQADVKDQFMAGKAAMMVNGPWQIPALDKQPTLQYGVVKIPVREAGQTAVAPLGGEVWTVPQTGNKARQAKAAEVVACLNSDENQLAMAKVRNTIPSKTTLADKFASENPKLATFTELIKTARARTGELGQEWPAQATKIYTAIQTALTGNASPADALKQAQGQ, from the coding sequence ATGAAGTCAGCACATAGGAAAACCCGCCCCACCGCCCTGGCCGTCGCTGCCTTGGTCGGATTGCCGCTTGCCCTCTCCGGCTGCGGTTCCTCCTCCGCAGCATCATCCTCGGAAGCCGTCACCGAGGTCTCGGTCATGGACTACTACAACAACGAACCGGACAAGTCATTCATCGGCGACGCCCTCACTGCTTGTGGTACCAAAGCAGGGGTCACCATCAAGCGTGAGACCGTCCCCGGCAAATCACTCATATCCAAAGTGCTCCAGCAGTCGTCGTCCAAGACCCTGCCGGATGTACTGATGCTGGATAACCCTGATTTGCAGCAGATAGCCGCGACGGGTGCCCTGGCTCCCTTGTCGGACTTCAAGATCAGTACCGACAACTTTGCCGAAGGCGTCCTGAGTGCCGGAACGTACAAGGACAAGGTCTACGGACTGGCTCCCACAGTGAACACGATCGCCCTGTTCTACAACAAGGACATTCTGGACAAGGCCGGCGTTACGCCTCCCACCACCTGGGACGAACTCAAGGCCGCCGCGGCGAAACTCACCGCGGGAGACCAGTACGGGCTGGCCTTCAACGCCAACCCCACCTACGAGGGCACCTGGCAGTTCCTTCCGGTCATGTGGTCCAACGGCGGCGACGAGAAGAAGATCGACACCAAGGAGACGGAGCAGGCGCTCCAGCTGTGGACCGACCTGGTCAAGAGCGGCTCAGTATCGTCATCGGCACTGAACTGGACCCAGGCGGATGTGAAGGACCAGTTCATGGCAGGAAAGGCGGCCATGATGGTCAACGGTCCGTGGCAGATCCCGGCCCTGGACAAGCAGCCAACCCTGCAATACGGCGTCGTGAAGATCCCCGTCCGTGAAGCCGGGCAGACCGCGGTTGCCCCTCTCGGCGGTGAAGTATGGACCGTGCCCCAGACAGGAAACAAAGCCCGCCAAGCCAAGGCTGCCGAAGTGGTTGCCTGCCTGAACAGCGACGAGAACCAGTTGGCAATGGCCAAGGTCCGTAACACGATTCCGTCCAAGACCACCTTGGCCGACAAGTTCGCCAGCGAAAATCCCAAGCTCGCAACGTTTACTGAACTGATCAAGACAGCCCGCGCACGAACCGGAGAACTCGGCCAAGAATGGCCGGCTCAAGCCACCAAGATCTACACCGCCATCCAAACCGCACTGACCGGCAATGCCTCCCCCGCTGATGCCCTCAAGCAAGCCCAGGGCCAGTAA